The stretch of DNA AACCGATGGGAAGAGCGCCATATTTCAGCTGATCAGCAAGAGTTTTTGAGCTCTCTTGCGTGAAGCCACCAGTAATTTGAGCGCTACCAGTAGTAATTGCAGCGTTTGTAGAAGGAGCTGTAAGCACACGTCCGTCAAGAACAATAGCGAATTGATTTTGAGAACCGGTAAGACCAAAAAGACGGGTTGTCACATCACCAAACGCCTTGGTGCCTTTGTCATTGAAGGAGAGATCTACTGCCCACTGGCCCGTACTAGCTCCCGTTGAAGATGTCACCATGCCAGAGGAAGCATCAGAGATATCGGCGCCCGAAACTTCAACCGGTCCCAATAAATACTTCACTGTGTTTGTGAAGTCACAAGTAATCAATGGCTGGTCTTCGGGAGCTGTGCTTGCAGCCTGAATATTTTCATCCGTGCACTCGAATTGCTCATACTGTGCCTGAAGAGCTGGGGTAATCCAATTCAGATCGCTTCCATTTGAGGGGGCAACAGCAGGAACAGAAGACAGATTTGGGTCAATCGGCCCCTGTGGAACGGGGGTAGCAGTTCCATCTGCTCCAACAACTGAAGTTGTCGGTGCACCGGCGATTAATACTGCGCGGAAATCGAGCTTTGCTGAGGCTTCAATACGAGCCAAGGTTGCGTCATCAGGTTGTCCAGGGATTGAAACAACAATGTTTTGATTTCCCTGTGTATTGATTTCCGCTTCAGAAACGCCCGCGGAGTCAATTCGTTGGCGAATGATGGCAACTGCCTGTGCCATTTGTTCTTCAGATACCTTCTGGCCGCTTTCGAGTTTGGGAGCGAGAACAATCTGTGTACCACCCTCAAGATCGAGAGCTAACTTAGGGGTCCATGAGCCCCCGCCCCAGATAACACCAGCAGCGTTAATTCCGACCAAGCCGGCAATCAGAACAAGAAGCCACGTAAGAGACCGAAGTGCCTTACGCGTAGTTTGGGAACGCGCCATTACTTTTTGTTATTAGGCTTACGCTCACCAAATTGAGGATCAATTTCGAGAGAACCAGCTTCTGCCTCTGGGTCCAGAGCAAGTTTGGTGATGTCTGCGCCGATAGATTCGCCAGCGGTTGGAGCGACAGCAGCGTTTTCAACAACGCGTGCGATTGCTTGGCGGTGAAGCTTCAGTGTGTTTTTCGGAGAAGTCTCGAGAACA from Aurantimicrobium sp. MWH-Uga1 encodes:
- the yajC gene encoding preprotein translocase subunit YajC, translated to MDPMTLFMMAVLAVLVFFMFRNGQKRKKAAEELQKTVVPGAHVMTTFGVYGTIKSIDDAENIVVLETSPKNTLKLHRQAIARVVENAAVAPTAGESIGADITKLALDPEAEAGSLEIDPQFGERKPNNKK
- the secD gene encoding protein translocase subunit SecD encodes the protein MARSQTTRKALRSLTWLLVLIAGLVGINAAGVIWGGGSWTPKLALDLEGGTQIVLAPKLESGQKVSEEQMAQAVAIIRQRIDSAGVSEAEINTQGNQNIVVSIPGQPDDATLARIEASAKLDFRAVLIAGAPTTSVVGADGTATPVPQGPIDPNLSSVPAVAPSNGSDLNWITPALQAQYEQFECTDENIQAASTAPEDQPLITCDFTNTVKYLLGPVEVSGADISDASSGMVTSSTGASTGQWAVDLSFNDKGTKAFGDVTTRLFGLTGSQNQFAIVLDGRVLTAPSTNAAITTGSAQITGGFTQESSKTLADQLKYGALPIGFQVQSSETISATLGSTQLMSGLLAGAIGLILVVLYSLIQYRALGLVTVASLAVAALLTYLLVTILSWREGYRLSLAGVAGLIVAIGITADSFIVYFERIRDELRDGRGLESAIEAGWKRALRTIVASDTVNFLAAVILFILAVGNVRGFALTLGLTTIVDLFVVALFTHPMLQLMGQTRFFNGGSTFSGLNPSALGATYRGRAQFAPAQRVSSEKLAKSSKEALKRQTIAERKAQQSSETKEDN